A stretch of the Paenibacillus dendritiformis genome encodes the following:
- a CDS encoding ABC transporter permease, translating to MASAYLDLIRIRFLTMLAYRVNYYSGILIYTLSIGVYYFTWQAIYGGQGSLAGFTAGQMTTYIAVSWMARAFYFNNLDREIANEIRDGSVAIQFIRPYNYLVVKMMQAFGEGIFRLLLFMTPGMIIACLLFPVELPTDPKRWFVFALMLFFSFLINSQLNILTGLTAFFVENNEGMIRMKRVVVDLFSGVIVPISFFPGWLITLNEWLPFQAITFLPSSVFTGRIEDAQILSVIGIQIVWFAVLIVPILLMWRAARQRLFVQGG from the coding sequence ATGGCTAGCGCTTATCTTGATTTAATCCGGATCCGGTTCTTGACGATGCTGGCTTACCGGGTCAATTATTATTCCGGCATCCTCATTTATACGCTCAGCATCGGCGTCTATTATTTCACGTGGCAGGCGATCTATGGGGGGCAAGGCTCCTTGGCGGGCTTTACCGCCGGGCAGATGACGACCTACATCGCGGTATCGTGGATGGCGCGCGCCTTCTATTTCAATAATCTGGACCGCGAGATTGCGAACGAGATTCGGGACGGCAGCGTCGCGATTCAGTTCATCCGTCCTTATAACTATCTGGTTGTCAAAATGATGCAGGCCTTCGGCGAAGGCATCTTCCGCTTGCTCTTATTCATGACGCCGGGCATGATTATTGCCTGTCTGCTGTTCCCGGTGGAGCTGCCGACGGATCCGAAGCGCTGGTTCGTTTTCGCCTTGATGCTCTTTTTCAGCTTCCTGATCAATTCGCAGTTGAATATTCTTACGGGCCTGACCGCCTTTTTCGTGGAAAATAATGAGGGCATGATCCGGATGAAGCGGGTCGTCGTCGATCTGTTCTCCGGCGTGATCGTGCCGATCTCGTTCTTCCCGGGCTGGCTCATTACGCTGAACGAATGGCTGCCGTTCCAGGCGATTACGTTCCTGCCGAGCTCGGTGTTCACCGGCCGCATCGAGGACGCCCAGATTCTGTCGGTGATCGGGATACAGATCGTCTGGTTCGCCGTGCTGATAGTGCCCATTCTGCTGATGTGGCGGGCCGCGCGGCAGCGCCTGTTCGTGCAAGGAGGGTAA
- a CDS encoding ABC transporter permease — MYYFGLVGEYLKNYLKTRLTYRADFWVEVVSDLLFQATNLIFIFVIFMHTPTLAGWTRDEMIFVYGYFMIPYGVFSCFFNLWNFSERYIVKGEMDRILTRPAHNLFQILLENVDPPALIGSLVGAVMMGVCWARLGLAIGLIELLMLLVMLAGSVMVYFGVYAALTSLSFYTDAPTGILPLVFNIQSYGRYPLTIYNRFLQVLLTWVLPFAFVGIVPASYFVEGKGMQQMALLTPLMGIAFFALGLTLWNVGIKRYRGAGS; from the coding sequence ATGTACTATTTCGGTCTCGTGGGAGAATATTTGAAAAATTACTTAAAAACCCGTCTAACGTACCGGGCGGATTTCTGGGTCGAAGTGGTCTCGGATCTGCTCTTCCAGGCGACGAACCTCATCTTCATCTTCGTCATCTTCATGCATACGCCGACGCTGGCCGGCTGGACGCGGGACGAGATGATCTTCGTCTACGGCTACTTCATGATCCCGTATGGCGTGTTTAGCTGTTTTTTCAATCTGTGGAACTTCAGCGAGCGCTATATCGTCAAAGGCGAGATGGACCGCATTCTGACCCGGCCGGCCCATAATCTGTTCCAGATTCTGCTGGAAAATGTCGATCCGCCCGCGCTGATCGGTTCCCTCGTCGGGGCCGTCATGATGGGCGTCTGCTGGGCCCGGCTCGGACTCGCTATCGGCCTGATTGAGCTGCTGATGCTGCTCGTCATGCTGGCCGGCTCGGTCATGGTCTACTTCGGCGTCTATGCGGCATTGACGTCGCTCTCGTTCTACACGGATGCCCCGACCGGCATCCTGCCGCTCGTCTTCAATATTCAGAGCTATGGGCGCTATCCGCTCACGATCTACAACCGGTTCCTCCAGGTGCTGCTGACCTGGGTGCTGCCGTTCGCCTTCGTCGGCATCGTCCCGGCCTCTTACTTCGTGGAGGGCAAGGGCATGCAGCAGATGGCCTTGCTGACGCCGCTCATGGGCATCGCCTTCTTCGCGCTCGGCCTGACGCTGTGGAACGTCGGCATCAAGCGGTACCGCGGGGCGGGGTCGTAG
- a CDS encoding DUF3139 domain-containing protein yields the protein MKKAAKVYGITAAMIVLIPILMFAYIQYQLASLEKATYEHLIDRQGYAESDILHLDTKLKFLSLYTAEVVFADEPDITYDYKRNEKGDIIQVGMSDREEADWKNYKYKHEEASP from the coding sequence TTGAAAAAAGCAGCCAAGGTGTACGGCATTACCGCCGCAATGATTGTTCTTATCCCTATCCTGATGTTCGCCTACATTCAATATCAACTCGCTTCCCTCGAAAAAGCAACCTATGAGCATCTGATTGACCGGCAAGGCTATGCCGAAAGCGATATTCTCCACCTTGATACGAAACTCAAATTCCTCTCCTTATATACAGCGGAGGTGGTCTTTGCCGATGAGCCCGATATCACCTATGACTACAAAAGAAACGAAAAAGGAGATATCATTCAAGTAGGCATGTCCGATCGGGAAGAAGCGGATTGGAAGAATTATAAGTATAAACATGAAGAAGCATCGCCATAG
- the bcp gene encoding thioredoxin-dependent thiol peroxidase, whose protein sequence is MTSSDQVQLGQAVPDFTLPSSTGADISLRDYAGKKVVLYFYPKDMTPGCTQEACDFRDYHGDFGKYNAVVLGISPDTVKSHDKFIEKHGLPFPLLADTEHAVADLFGVWQLKKMYGKEYYGIVRSTFLIDGEGKLAKEWRKVKVKGHTEEVLEAVRELG, encoded by the coding sequence ATGACCTCATCCGATCAAGTCCAGCTCGGACAAGCCGTGCCGGACTTTACGCTTCCGTCCTCGACGGGCGCCGATATATCGCTGCGCGATTATGCGGGCAAGAAGGTCGTGCTCTATTTTTATCCGAAAGATATGACACCAGGCTGCACGCAGGAGGCATGCGACTTCCGCGATTACCACGGCGACTTCGGGAAATACAATGCGGTCGTCTTGGGCATTAGCCCCGACACCGTGAAGTCCCACGACAAGTTCATTGAGAAGCACGGCCTGCCTTTCCCGCTGCTTGCCGACACGGAGCATGCCGTGGCCGACCTGTTCGGCGTCTGGCAGCTGAAGAAGATGTACGGCAAGGAGTATTACGGCATCGTTCGTTCGACCTTTCTGATTGACGGGGAGGGCAAGCTGGCGAAGGAATGGCGCAAGGTGAAGGTGAAAGGGCACACGGAAGAGGTGCTTGAGGCCGTGCGCGAGCTAGGTTAA
- a CDS encoding ABC transporter ATP-binding protein: MGKIEPLSLQLHRIGYAYGNTPILQEIDWTLQSGEITVLLGPNGAGKTTLLHLIAGMNQPQQGSITLNGQVLNWQDQRYKRRVGYMMEFPFQYPFLTVLEMMRLSGRLRNVPKDLLEERMQHWLKQFGLQSYSGYPIGSLSQGTAKRVALASTLLHEPDILLLDEPTNGLDPDQVITVRDTLQTYCAKGALILLSTHIIGLAEKIADQVAILRKGRIVYAGNPTEDIESLYVSYV, from the coding sequence ATGGGCAAGATAGAGCCTCTCTCGCTGCAATTACATCGCATCGGCTATGCCTACGGTAACACCCCCATCCTGCAAGAGATAGATTGGACCCTGCAATCGGGAGAAATAACGGTCCTACTCGGCCCGAACGGTGCGGGCAAGACGACGCTGCTGCATCTCATTGCCGGAATGAATCAACCGCAGCAAGGCAGCATTACGCTGAATGGCCAGGTTCTGAACTGGCAGGATCAGCGCTACAAACGGCGCGTCGGATATATGATGGAGTTTCCTTTCCAGTACCCGTTTTTGACCGTCCTTGAAATGATGAGATTAAGCGGCCGACTGCGCAATGTCCCCAAAGATTTGCTAGAAGAGCGGATGCAGCACTGGCTCAAGCAATTCGGGCTGCAATCGTACAGCGGTTATCCGATAGGCTCCCTATCTCAGGGCACGGCCAAAAGAGTGGCCCTAGCGTCAACGCTGCTTCACGAACCGGATATTCTCCTCCTGGACGAGCCTACCAACGGTCTGGACCCGGATCAAGTCATTACGGTGCGGGATACGTTGCAGACGTACTGCGCCAAGGGCGCCTTGATTCTGCTATCGACTCATATCATCGGCCTGGCAGAGAAAATCGCGGACCAAGTCGCTATTTTACGGAAAGGGCGCATTGTGTACGCCGGCAATCCGACGGAGGATATCGAAAGCTTATATGTATCTTATGTGTAA
- a CDS encoding peptidase domain-containing ABC transporter yields MLSIWSGRNLLFAIIVIALLLQALGVFIPRVTQWFIDVVVGGRREDLLFIFSVIIGSLFLYTLGFHCLRGWLIAKLQSKMDETMMTKYMERLFTLPYDFFDNRKGGELVFRANSNILIRNILSNRVVSIFIDCLSFITYAALMLISMLQLGVMVIGIGLVMLGLIFFSSYVSQRLSRQEVSAQTELYGFLSENIQNITDLKLMGAEQDVIAKWKLFFTKQLKATEKRSVWTSIIGSNSISIQLMLPLLLLWAGAYYVLEGKMTLGSLLGFQALAASFMVPIVSLGQTYHDLVNVRTYIQRLQDVIGSTPEPMGEKIPSPSFQGHIEFCDVSFRYNKYGSEILKNISVAVRPGERIAIVGASGSGKSTVTKLLLGLYEPTKGIIKIDGMSINTWNKQELRKRIGAVLQESRLFNATIMDNIQMYHKNVTMDMVVHASKQAAIHDDIMRLPLGYQTMVSENGFNFSGGQRQRILLARALFHRPTILLLDEATSSLDLMSEQLICDSLRHISCSQIIIAHRLSTVRHADRIIVLDDGKITEMGSHQELMSFQGKYYDLYTSQDENHVFSPVS; encoded by the coding sequence ATGTTGTCTATATGGAGTGGGCGGAATCTGCTTTTTGCAATTATTGTCATTGCCTTATTGCTGCAAGCCTTGGGGGTCTTCATTCCTCGCGTAACGCAGTGGTTCATCGATGTCGTAGTTGGGGGGCGTCGTGAAGATTTACTCTTTATATTTAGTGTCATCATTGGCAGCCTTTTTCTATATACCCTGGGATTTCACTGTTTACGGGGCTGGCTCATTGCAAAATTACAATCTAAAATGGATGAAACGATGATGACGAAATATATGGAACGTCTTTTTACCCTCCCCTACGATTTCTTTGATAATCGCAAAGGAGGAGAACTGGTCTTTCGGGCCAACTCCAATATTTTAATCCGAAATATTTTATCCAATCGAGTGGTCTCCATTTTTATTGACTGTCTCTCATTCATTACATACGCAGCACTCATGCTGATAAGCATGCTACAGCTCGGCGTCATGGTCATTGGGATTGGACTTGTTATGCTGGGGCTTATTTTTTTCAGTTCTTACGTTTCTCAGCGTTTATCCCGTCAGGAAGTTTCCGCGCAAACTGAGCTATACGGATTTTTATCTGAAAATATTCAAAACATCACTGATTTGAAATTAATGGGGGCGGAGCAGGATGTCATTGCGAAATGGAAGCTGTTCTTTACGAAACAATTAAAAGCGACGGAAAAGCGAAGCGTCTGGACATCCATCATCGGCTCCAATTCAATCAGCATACAATTGATGCTTCCCCTGCTCCTGTTATGGGCCGGGGCTTATTATGTGCTGGAAGGGAAGATGACTCTTGGAAGCTTGCTGGGATTCCAAGCATTGGCCGCCTCCTTTATGGTTCCAATCGTTTCTTTGGGCCAAACCTATCATGATTTAGTGAATGTACGGACTTATATTCAGAGACTTCAGGATGTAATCGGAAGCACACCTGAACCTATGGGGGAAAAAATCCCCTCTCCGTCGTTTCAAGGTCATATCGAATTTTGCGACGTCTCTTTTAGATACAATAAATATGGCAGTGAGATTCTCAAAAACATCTCTGTGGCTGTCCGGCCGGGTGAACGAATCGCTATCGTTGGCGCGTCCGGATCGGGTAAAAGCACAGTCACTAAGTTATTGCTTGGACTGTACGAACCAACGAAGGGCATCATCAAAATTGACGGCATGAGCATCAATACATGGAACAAACAAGAACTTCGAAAACGTATCGGCGCCGTGCTGCAAGAATCGCGTTTATTTAATGCGACAATTATGGATAATATCCAAATGTACCATAAAAATGTTACAATGGATATGGTTGTGCACGCTTCAAAACAAGCCGCGATTCATGATGATATTATGCGGCTTCCGCTAGGCTATCAGACGATGGTATCTGAGAATGGTTTTAATTTTTCCGGAGGACAACGGCAACGGATCCTTCTCGCTCGCGCTTTGTTCCATCGTCCCACCATCCTGTTGCTGGATGAAGCGACGAGTTCACTGGATTTGATGTCGGAGCAACTCATTTGCGATTCCTTGCGCCATATCTCCTGCTCGCAAATCATTATCGCGCACCGGTTGAGTACCGTTCGGCATGCTGATCGCATCATCGTACTTGATGATGGGAAAATAACCGAGATGGGGAGCCATCAGGAATTGATGAGTTTTCAGGGGAAATATTACGATTTATATACTTCGCAGGATGAGAACCATGTGTTCTCGCCTGTTTCTTAA
- a CDS encoding lanthionine synthetase LanC family protein, whose translation MRFEKLSGSKAKEFDNKFSGYVLALRGTEREIEIASMYGDHLLKNVHESDKGWYWRSTGLSQAYVGLGHGSMGIAWSLFRLASVTGNQAYQTAAEHALQYVRSHYSDDYGNWVDSQAGGTLANWCHGASGIGIGLTMCLPYLREAQAKQVTKEIERAVMATLRYGFGKSHCLCHGDLGNAELLLLAGKELNRPEWIEMARRYGTQALNDYQSKGKYLTGIPKCSNIQGLWLGISGIGYQLLRLASGDTCPSFLSLQEPHAHIKAFR comes from the coding sequence TTGCGGTTTGAAAAGCTCTCCGGGAGCAAGGCAAAGGAATTCGATAACAAATTTTCGGGTTACGTTCTTGCATTAAGGGGTACGGAGCGGGAAATCGAGATCGCCTCCATGTACGGCGATCACTTATTGAAAAATGTCCATGAAAGCGACAAGGGGTGGTATTGGAGATCCACTGGATTATCCCAGGCTTATGTTGGTTTAGGCCATGGAAGCATGGGAATAGCCTGGTCTCTTTTCCGACTCGCTTCCGTGACCGGAAATCAGGCATATCAGACAGCGGCGGAACACGCGCTTCAATATGTGCGTTCTCATTATTCCGATGATTATGGAAACTGGGTTGACAGCCAGGCCGGAGGAACTCTTGCCAACTGGTGCCATGGGGCAAGCGGAATCGGGATTGGGCTAACGATGTGCCTCCCTTATTTGCGGGAGGCACAAGCCAAGCAAGTTACGAAAGAAATCGAAAGAGCGGTAATGGCGACCCTTCGATATGGTTTTGGAAAAAGTCATTGTTTATGTCATGGTGATCTTGGAAATGCGGAGTTGTTATTATTAGCCGGCAAAGAGCTGAATCGTCCTGAATGGATAGAGATGGCCCGGAGGTATGGAACTCAAGCTCTGAACGATTACCAGAGCAAGGGGAAGTATCTTACCGGCATCCCTAAGTGCTCGAACATCCAAGGATTGTGGCTGGGGATCTCAGGAATCGGATATCAACTGCTTCGGTTGGCTTCGGGTGATACTTGCCCGTCATTTTTGTCACTCCAGGAGCCGCATGCTCACATCAAGGCATTCAGATGA
- a CDS encoding ABC transporter ATP-binding protein codes for MITVTDLHKQFRRSAPKEGRFKGLRTLLSRDYVVKEAVRGISFHIESGEFVGYIGPNGAGKSTTIKMLSGILHPTSGEVSIFGRNPHRERRRVTRRLGVLFGQRTQLWWDLPTADSFDILAAMYGMDTDAAQRRLGMLRELLGLDQFLKTPVRQLSLGQRMRADIAAALLHDPDILFLDEPTIGLDVIAKRSIRQFLRTINRELGKTILLTTHDMDDIEQLCERVIVINHGQIGFDGSLDQLRKRIGLPTLIRVTYREGAALSEEVPHPLRCRSLAGNTLTVECNREELSAMEALRLLERFGGMEDVHMEEPDFEDIIHRVY; via the coding sequence GTGATTACCGTGACTGATTTGCACAAACAATTCCGCCGGTCCGCTCCGAAGGAAGGGCGGTTCAAAGGCTTGCGAACGCTTCTGTCACGCGACTATGTCGTGAAGGAAGCCGTGCGCGGCATCAGCTTCCATATTGAGAGCGGCGAGTTCGTCGGTTATATCGGCCCGAACGGCGCCGGCAAATCGACGACCATCAAGATGCTCTCCGGCATTCTTCATCCGACCTCGGGAGAGGTGAGCATCTTCGGGCGGAATCCGCACCGGGAACGAAGGCGGGTAACCCGCAGGCTGGGCGTTCTGTTCGGACAGCGGACCCAACTGTGGTGGGACTTGCCCACAGCCGATTCATTCGATATTTTGGCCGCGATGTACGGCATGGATACGGATGCGGCGCAGCGGAGGCTCGGGATGCTCCGCGAGCTGCTCGGGCTGGATCAATTCCTGAAGACGCCGGTCCGGCAGTTGTCGCTCGGCCAGCGGATGCGGGCCGATATCGCGGCCGCCCTGCTGCATGACCCGGATATTCTGTTCCTGGACGAGCCGACGATCGGGCTCGATGTCATCGCGAAACGGAGCATCCGCCAATTCCTGCGGACAATCAACCGCGAGCTGGGCAAGACGATTCTCCTCACGACGCACGACATGGATGATATCGAGCAGCTGTGCGAGCGCGTCATCGTTATCAACCATGGCCAGATTGGCTTCGATGGCTCGCTTGATCAATTGCGCAAGAGAATCGGCTTGCCGACCCTCATTCGCGTCACGTACCGCGAGGGCGCGGCTTTATCCGAGGAGGTGCCGCACCCGCTGCGCTGCCGTTCCCTTGCCGGCAACACGTTGACGGTGGAATGCAACCGCGAGGAGCTGAGCGCGATGGAGGCGCTGCGCCTGCTCGAACGGTTCGGCGGGATGGAGGATGTTCATATGGAGGAGCCGGATTTCGAGGATATTATCCATCGGGTGTATTAG
- a CDS encoding ABC transporter permease: MTWIRMYALLVRASIRSRMQYKFNFWFSTLMAAIISVVEFLMLAVILLRFGHIKGWTLAEAGYLYAVLSLSKAIYRMFASDVHHLEKYLVTGTLDGLLLRPIPILLALMSQNFSIRLGEVVQGTAILSICIGTLMQQGQIGWTAVPLTLIVILSGAVLLFAIGLLTASVGFWITRIEELQNITEDAARTAAQYPMSIYPSWLQGLLLSIIPVGFANYVPSLYILRNNYGIWLIGLSVLIAAGLFVLALRVWRIGLARYQSTGS, encoded by the coding sequence ATGACATGGATTCGCATGTACGCGCTGCTCGTGCGCGCAAGCATCCGCAGCCGGATGCAGTACAAGTTCAACTTTTGGTTCTCAACGCTTATGGCTGCGATCATCAGCGTAGTCGAATTTCTAATGCTCGCGGTCATTCTGCTCCGATTCGGCCATATCAAGGGCTGGACCTTGGCGGAGGCCGGCTATTTGTATGCCGTTCTCTCCTTGTCCAAAGCCATCTACCGAATGTTCGCCTCCGACGTGCACCACTTGGAGAAATATTTGGTCACCGGCACGCTCGACGGCTTGCTGCTCCGGCCGATCCCGATACTGCTGGCGTTGATGTCCCAGAACTTCTCGATTCGCTTGGGCGAAGTGGTTCAAGGCACGGCCATCCTCTCGATATGCATCGGAACGCTGATGCAGCAGGGGCAGATTGGATGGACGGCGGTGCCGCTTACGCTGATCGTCATCCTGTCGGGCGCGGTGCTGCTCTTCGCCATCGGCCTGCTGACGGCGTCCGTCGGGTTCTGGATTACGCGCATCGAGGAACTGCAAAACATTACCGAGGATGCCGCCCGCACCGCGGCGCAATACCCGATGAGCATTTATCCGTCATGGCTCCAGGGGCTGCTGCTCAGCATCATTCCTGTCGGCTTCGCCAACTACGTCCCGTCCTTGTATATTTTGCGGAACAACTATGGCATCTGGCTGATTGGACTGTCGGTGCTGATCGCGGCCGGCCTGTTCGTTCTCGCCTTGCGGGTATGGAGAATCGGCCTGGCCCGCTACCAGAGCACGGGAAGTTAG